A region of the Dyadobacter sp. CECT 9275 genome:
ACGCCTTGAACAGATCATTCAAAAATACTTTTGGCGTCAGTTTAAAGAAATATATAAACCAGACAAAGATGCATCTGGCTTTTCAGCTTTTATCACAGGATAAGATGTCGGTTCAAAAAGTGTCCGAACAAACTGGCTACGGGAGTCCATTCAGTTTCAGCATCCAATTTAAGTTGTATTACGGCTTTTCCCCTAATCGGTTAATTGCCAAGTAACGAACTGAGTAAGCGCGATAAAAGATGATATTTTCCAATGCAATGCCGGAAAATCGTATGTAATTAGTCGGAAAACCGTATGTCCTATCTCATCTTTAGTCATGAACTTTGTTTCGGTCATCCTTGTAGCAGTTAATAATCTCACGGGGGGCCGAACACAAATTTGTCTTAGGCTGGATCATGTATACGATCAGTTAGCCTGTTTACGGTAGCTCAGAAGCTGAGTACGCAAATGATGGTCGCATTGGGAAACGTAAAGAAAAATAAGCCAGATTAAGCGAAAGTAGCAGGTTCAACCAACGAGACGTTTGTCGGTATTTTACTTTGACTATTATAAAGGGCAAGCAGTAGTAAACAAAAAAATATGCAACGGTACCGGTGTTTTTTAGCTGGATAAAGATCTACATATATACACCATCGTTAGACTAGTAAATCCTTTAGCTAAAATAGATTAACAGGATAAGGAAGATTAAAAGGACTGGCATTTTTGAATCAACGTCATAAAATGAGGCCAACCAAATAGCGCTATCGGAATGACCACTCATACCATGGAAATGTCCACAGTATCTGGTATGAGAAAAAAATACGGTCAATTAGCACTGGTATGTACCGATTTGAATTCAATACCAGACCAGATTTCCAAACTGGATATCCTGCTTTGAAGTTATATACTTTTCAAGAGGCTGTTAGCTTGAAGAAATGCGAAAATCCCGAACAAATCGTCAGAGAATCATATTGCCCAACAAACCGTAATGCTATGAATATCTCTATCACCTCCGCCAAATGCTTAATACAGATAATTACCGCTATGCTGATTATCCTGTTTTTCTATACATCAGCCGTTAAACTGCTGGATATGGATGAATTCCACAGGCAACTTGCCAATCAGACCCTACCGGTCTTGACGGTCGCTCCCTTACTTTGGTTGATTCCAATCTCGGAGCTCTTGGT
Encoded here:
- a CDS encoding MauE/DoxX family redox-associated membrane protein, yielding MYRFEFNTRPDFQTGYPALKLYTFQEAVSLKKCENPEQIVRESYCPTNRNAMNISITSAKCLIQIITAMLIILFFYTSAVKLLDMDEFHRQLANQTLPVLTVAPLLWLIPISELLVSVLLVFSSTRTIGLYGSAILMLIFTGYVGLVLMNVFGRVPCSCSNLIRNMGFKTHFFFNLFFLTLSVVGIYMSNSQRKGGPVAASDL